A stretch of the Nicotiana tabacum cultivar K326 chromosome 6, ASM71507v2, whole genome shotgun sequence genome encodes the following:
- the LOC142181737 gene encoding uncharacterized protein LOC142181737 codes for MANDAKEAYFERNIIVSNEDLLLHRKLNTEQKIAYDIILQRVFSNESGAFFIDGPGGSGKIFLYCVLLATVRSKGFVALATTTSGVASSILPGGRKVHSRFKFPINIDEKFSCNISKQSSLASLIRDAKLIVWDDVSMAKKIMIEALDSLLKDITNTNVLFGGKSCCVWRGF; via the coding sequence ATGGCAAATGATGCGAAGGAAGCATATTTCGAAAGAAACATCATTGTGAGTAACGAAGATTTGTTGTTGCATAGAAAATTAAATACAGAACAGAAAATAGCATACGACATAATCTTGCAAAGAGTATTTTCTAATGAATCAGGAGCATTTTTCATTGATGGTCCTGGAGGAAGtggtaaaatatttttatattgtgTCTTATTAGCAACTGTGAGATCTAAAGGATTTGTAGCATTAGCAACAACAACTTCTGGAGTTGCATCTTCGATCCTTCCAGGAGGACGAAAAGTTCATTCACGTTTTAAATTTCCGATTAATATCGATGAAAAATTTTCTTGCAATATTAGCAAGCAAAGCTCACTGGCATCTTTGATTCGTGATGCAAAATTGATTGTGTGGGATGATGTATCAATGGCCAAAAAgatcatgattgaagctttagatTCTCTCTTGAAAGATATAACGAACACAAATGTGCTTTTCGGCGGAAAAAGTTGTTGTGTTTGGAGGGGATTTTAG